From Candidatus Persebacteraceae bacterium Df01, a single genomic window includes:
- the hisI gene encoding phosphoribosyl-AMP cyclohydrolase, giving the protein MTDNFFFLLENADTGSSHTLADTLSALRFNEQGLLPVVTQCATSKRVLMMAWMNADALTQTLRDGEMVYFSRRRQMLWRKGETSGCTQRLQALFVDCDGDTLLAQVEQTGPACHTRRPSCFYLRLTANSLTLQKNALTE; this is encoded by the coding sequence ATGACCGATAACTTCTTTTTTTTGCTGGAAAACGCCGATACTGGCAGCAGCCACACCTTGGCTGATACGTTGTCGGCATTGCGATTTAACGAACAAGGCTTATTACCCGTTGTAACTCAGTGTGCCACCAGCAAGCGAGTGCTGATGATGGCGTGGATGAATGCCGACGCTCTGACACAAACTCTGCGTGACGGCGAGATGGTGTATTTTTCGCGCCGCCGGCAAATGTTGTGGCGCAAAGGCGAAACTTCTGGCTGCACACAACGACTGCAAGCACTATTTGTGGACTGTGATGGCGATACCTTGTTGGCACAAGTAGAACAAACCGGTCCCGCCTGCCACACACGCCGTCCGTCATGTTTTTATTTGCGATTAACCGCCAATAGTTTGACATTACAAAAAAACGCACTCACCGAATAA